One Haloterrigena salifodinae DNA window includes the following coding sequences:
- a CDS encoding DUF7109 family protein → MDATADELAGVVDLFGGLTRAELERALSEAAFRADGQSVDEAALETAIEDALESFALVRHEQTVDGERRSLLVAGPTAFPSVPDHAEDVPHILDVDRRRLDREALGETAREQFTDAVGAAEAAEDEDRIRHLIDVSYDVEAWAPVELAAERERLEAALE, encoded by the coding sequence ACCTCTTCGGCGGGCTGACCCGCGCGGAACTCGAGCGGGCGCTCTCCGAGGCGGCGTTCCGGGCGGACGGCCAGTCCGTCGACGAGGCGGCCCTCGAGACGGCGATCGAGGACGCCCTCGAGTCGTTCGCGCTCGTTCGCCACGAGCAGACCGTCGACGGCGAGCGCCGGTCGCTGCTGGTCGCCGGGCCGACGGCGTTCCCGTCGGTGCCGGACCACGCCGAGGACGTCCCGCACATCCTCGACGTCGACCGGCGGCGGCTGGACCGCGAGGCACTCGGCGAGACGGCCCGCGAGCAGTTCACCGACGCCGTCGGGGCGGCCGAAGCGGCCGAGGACGAGGACCGGATCCGACACCTGATCGACGTCAGCTACGACGTCGAGGCCTGGGCCCCGGTCGAACTCGCGGCCGAACGGGAGCGACTGGAAGCTGCCCTCGAGTGA